The genomic DNA GCCGGACGACGCCGCCCGCGCGGAACTCGTCCGCGTCCTACGGCGGTTGCCGGACGGCGCGGTCGTCCTCCTCGACGGCCTGGTGGCCTGCGGGGTGCCGGAGGTCGTCGTCCCGGAGGCCGAACGGCTGCGCATGGCCGTCCTCGTCCACCTCCCGCTCGGCGACGAGACCGGCCTCGACCCCGGCGTGGCGGCCGACCTGGACGCCCGCGAACGCACGGTGCTGCGTGCCGTCCCGGCCGTCGTCGCCACCAGCGACTGGGCGGTGCGCCGCCTCGTCTCCCACCACGGCCTGGACCCGGGCCGGGTCCACGTCGCCGCCCCCGGCGCCGACATCGCGCCCCTCGCCCCCGGCACCGACGGCGTCTCCCGGCTGGTCTGCGTCGCCGCCGTCACCCCGCGCAAGGGCCAGCACCGACTGGTGGAGGCACTGGCGTCCGTGGCCGACCTGCCGTGGAGCTGCGTGTGCGTCGGCGGGCTCGCACAGGAACCGGACTACGTCGACCGACTGCGGGCGCTGATCGCGCGGCACGGTCTGGAGGAGCGGCTGGTGCTCGCCGGACCGCGGGCCGGTGCCGACCTGGACGCCGCCTACGCCACCGCCGACCTGATGGTCCTCACCTCGTACGCCGAGACGTACGGGATGGCGGTGACCGAGGCCCTCGCGCGTGGCATCCCCGTGCTGGCCACGGACGTCGGCGGCCTGCCGGAGGCGGTCGGGCGCGCGCCCGACGGCGGCGTGCCCGGCATCCTCGTCCCGCCGGAGGACCCCGCCGCGCTCGCCGCGGAGCTGCGCGGCTGGTTCGGCGAGCCGGACGTACGACGGCGGCTCAAGGCCGCCGCCCGCGGTCGCCGCGCCGCCCTGAACGGCTGGGCGAGCACGGCCCAGAGCCTGGCCGGCGTGCTGCACCGGCTGCCGGGCGAACCGAGGAGGGCCGCATGACCACGAGCAAGCCGGCCGCCCCGGCCGGAGGCGCCGTCCCGGCACCGACCGGAGGCGCCGCCCCGGCCCGGCCCGGCCCACCGGACGCCACCGGCTCCCGTCACGCCGTCGCCCCCGCCGCGGGCCCGGCCCGGCCGGACGCCGGACGCCCCGTGGAGTGGCCCGCCTCCGGCCTCGGGGGCGGCCCGGGCGAGGACTGGACGGTCCCGTCCGTTGACCGGCCCGAAGGCGGCGGCCCCGCCCGCCCCGCGACGCAGCGGCAGCGGCCGGACGGCGCCGCCGAGCGGACGGAGGACCGCGCCGAGCGGCCCTCCACCGGGCCGGCCGCCGACGGGCAGGCGCGGTCCGCCGACGGGCAGGGGCGGTTCGGATCCGGGCGGTCCTCTGCCGGGCCGGTCACCGACGGGCACGGGCGGTCCGCCGACGGGCGTGCCACGGTCCGCCTCCGCGGAGCGCCCGCGCGCGAGCACCCCGACGAGCCCCCGCGCTACGCCCCCGAGTGGCTGCGGCTGCGCGAGCCCGCCGACGCCGCCGCGCGGGCGCACGACCTGCTCGACCCGTTGCGGATCAGGCTCGCCAACCTGCCCGGGCGGGCGGACGGGCTGGTGGTGCACGACCTGGGCTGCGGCACCGGGTCGATGGGACGCTGGCTGGCCCCGCTGCTCGACGGCGCCCAGCACTGGGTGCTGCACGACCGGGACCCCTACCTCCTGCACTTCGCCGCCGTCGCCGCCCCGCGCACCGCCGCCGACGGCAGCCGTGTGACCGTCGAGACGCGGCGCGGGGACCTCGCCCGCCTCACTCCGGACGCCCTGACCGGCGCCGCGTTGGTGACGGCGTCCGCACTGCTCGACGTCCTCACCACCGAGGAGGTCGGCAGGCTCGCCGCCGCCTGTACCGCGGCCGGCTGCCCGGCGCTGCTGACCCTCTCCGTCGCCGGACGCGTCGACCTCACGCCAATCCACCCCCTGGACGCCGAGATCACCGAGGCCTTCAACGACCACCAGCGGCGCACCGGCATGCTCGGTCCGGACGCGGTCACCGCCGCCGCCGAGGCCTTCGCCGGGCACGGCGCCACCGTACGGGAGCACCCCAGTGACTGGCGGCTGGGACCCGACGAGGCCCGGCTCACCGCCCAGTGGCTGCGAGGCTGGGTCGGTGCGGCCGTCGAACAGCGCCCGGAACTCGGACCGCGGGCGGACCGGTACCTGGAGGAGCGCCTCGCGGCCTGCGCGGCCGGGGAGTTGCGCGTCGTCGTCCACCACACCGACCTGCTGGCGCTGTGCCGGCCGACGGGCGGGGCCCCGTGAGCGCACCGACGCTGCCGACGGTGTCGGCCCTACCGGCGCGGGAACTGCCGACGGCGGTACGCCCGCACACCCCCACCGGCGGCACGGCTCCCCGCCGCCGCGCCCTGCGCGCCCACCTCGGCACGCTCGCCGGCACCGCGGTCCTCGCCGTGCTCGTGTGGCGGCTGGGGACCGGCGCCTTCCTGGACGGGCTGCGCCGGATCGACGGGCCCACGGTGCTGGCGGCCCTCGGGATCGGGCTGGTCACCACGGTGTTCAGTGCCTGGCGCTGGGCCCTGGTCGCCCGGGGACTGCGCATTCGGCTGCCGCTCGTGGCGGCCGTCGCCGACTACTACCGCGCCCTGTTCCTCAACGCCGCCCTGCCCGGCGGCGTCCTCGGCGACGTGCACCGAGCGGTGCGGCACGGGCGGAGTACCGGAGACCTGGGGCGGGGCGTGCGGGCCGTCGTCCTTGAACGGGTCGCCGGGCAGCTCGCGTTGATCGGTGTCGGCGTCGGCGTCCTGCTCACGATGCCCTCCCCGGTGCTCGACGAGGTACGGCACCTCGCACCCCTCGCGGCCCTGGCCCTGGCCGGCGCGCTCGCCGTCGTCCTCGCCCTGCGCATGAACCGGGCCCCCGCTCGCCGGGGCCGGGCCTTGCGGAAGACGCTCGGTGCGGCAAGGGACGGGCTGCTGTCCCGGCGGAACCTGCCGGGCATCGCCCTCTCCTCCGTCGTCGTGCTCGCCGGACACCTCACGATGTTCGTGCTCGCCGCCCGGGTGGCCGGCAGCGCGACCTCCGTCGCCACGCTCACGCCGCTGGCCGTGCTGGCGCTACTCGCCATGGGGCTGCCGCTGAACGTGGGCGGTTGGGGCCCCAGGGAGGGCGTCACCGCCTGGGCGTTCGGCGCGGCGGGGCTCGGCGCCGGCACCGGGCTGGGCGTGGCGGTGGTCTACGGCGTGCTCAGCCTCGTGGCGAGCCTGCCCGGCGCCGTCGTCCTCGTCGTACGCCGGCACGCAGTGCGCTACACCCGCTCGCCATCGGAGCCATCGGAGCCATCGGAGCCATCGGAGCCGTCAGAGCCGTCAGAGCCGTCAGAGCCGTCAGAATCGCCAGCGCCGCCAGCGCCGCCAGAATCGCCGGCGCCGCTGGAGCGGTCGGACCCGGTCACCGGCACCGCCGTCTCGGTCGTCAGCAGCGCGAAGTATTCCCCGAAGGAATCCGCCAGGCTTGCCAGCAGTTCCTTCCCCTTTTCCGCCGAGCCCAGTGAAGGACGCCCGATGACACCGGAATCGGTGTAGGCGGACATACCGAGGGAGAGCAGATGACGCCGGTCGTCCGCGACGAAATCGGCGGCCTCGTAACCGGGCCTGACCAATTCGGGATGCTTGTGCAGAAGAATGGAGGTCTCGATTTCCCCCGCGTGCATGTCGGTGAGCAGCGAGGTGACCACCCCCGCCCGCCGGCGCGCCGTCTCCCAGTCCTCCGCGGCCGGGAACAGCGCCATCCGCTCACCGCGTGCCGAGGACTCCTGAACGACGTTGCCCAGTACGTAGTTGCCGCCGTGCCCGTTGATCACCACCAGGGTCTCGACACCCGAGCGGCGCAGGGAGTCCGCTATGTCGCGCACCACGGCGTGCAGGGTCACGGCGGAGATGCTGACGGTCCCCGGCCAGCCCGCGTGCTCGTGCGAGCAGCCGATCGTCACCGGCGGCAGCAGGTGCACCGGATACGCGTCGGCCGCCGCCCGGGCGACGGCGCACGCGACGAGCGTGTCGGTCGCCAGCGGCAGATACGGTCCGTGCTGCTCGTAACTCCCGACCGGCAGCACCGCGACCTGTCGCGGAAGCTCCGAGCCCCGTTCGCGCACGTCTTCGCTCGTGTCCGTCGGCACCAGTGAAAAATCCATTCCCGCACGGCCTTTCATCTCGGTTGAGCAAACTGTTGAGGAACGCGAGAATCATGACAGAAAAAGTCGGTGTACTCGGCAAGAAGTCGGCACAGCGCACGGACGTGGAACGGGTCGTGGTGACACCGCTTCCCACCGTGTATGGGAAATTCCGGGCGTTCGGCTATTTCGACCACGAACGCGGCGACGAGCAGGTGGCCCTCGTGCACGGCGACCTCGGCGCCGAAGGCGTGCTCACCCGGCTCCACTCGGAGTGCCTGACCGGCGACGCCTTCGGCTCCCAGCACTGCGAGTGCGGCGCCCAACTCGCCTCCGCGCTCCGGCAGGTGGTCGACGCGGGCAGTGGCGTCGTGGTCTACCTGCGCGGGCACGAGGGGCGCGGCATCGGCCTGCTCGCCAAACTGCGCGCGATGGCGTTGCAGGCGGAGGGCCTGGACACGGTGGAGGCGAACCTCGCCCTCGGCCTGCCCGTGGACGCCCGGGACTACGGCGTCGCGGCCCGGATCCTCGACGACCTCGGGGTGCGGTCGGTGCGGCTGATGTCCAACAACCCGCGCAAGCGCGAGGCGTTGGTGCGGCACGGCATCCAGGTCGCCGAGCAGGTGCCGCTGCTGATCCCGCCGTGCGAGTCGAACATCACCTACCTGCGCACCAAGCGGGAACGGCTCGACCACCACCTGCCGCACCTGGACGCCATGGCGCACCTGTCGTCCTGACCGCGAAGGTTCCGCCCGCGCCGGTCCGGCTCAGTCCGCGACGGCCTCGTGCACCAGCCGCTTCAGGTCCGGGTAGACCGTGTGCGAGGACCTCGGCCGCACCTGGGTCATGAACTGCACCGTCAGATCACGGCCCGGGTCGACCCAGAAGGTGGTCGTCGCCACTCCGCTCCAGCCGTACGTGCCGAGCCCGGAGGGCGACCGCGTGCGGCTCGGGTCGGTCACCACGGACACCCCGAGGCCGAAGCCGACGCCGTCGTTGCCGGGTTCGTCGTGCGCCGGACGGCTGCCGAAGGACCGCAGGTCGGCGTCGCCCGGGAGGTGGTTCCGGGTCATCAGGTCCACCGTCGCCGGGGCGAGCAGCCGGACCCCGCCGAGTGCGCCGCGGCGCCGCAGCAGTTCCGCGAAGCGGTGCACGTCGTACGCGGACGAGACCAGGCCGCCACTGCCCGACAGGAACCTTGGCCGGCCCCGCAGCGGCAGCCCGGGGGCCGGCGCGATGCCGCCGTCCTCCGTCTCGCCGTACAGCTCGGCCAGGCGGTCGGCCTGCGCGTCGGTGACGTGGAACCCGGTGTCCGTCATGCCCAGCGGGCCGAAGATCCGCTCGGCGCAGAACACGTCGAAGGGCTGCCCGGACACCACCTCCACCAGCCGCCCCAGTACGTTGCTGGCCACCGAGTAGTTCCACTGGGTGCCCGGTTCGAACTGCAGGGGCAGGCTCGCGTACAGGTCGACCGTCTCGGCCAGGTCGGCCCCCGGCCGCACCGAGGACTCCACACCGGCCGCCCGGTACAGCGCGTCGACGGGGTGGGTGCGGTAGAAGCCGAACGTCAGCCCCGCGGTGTGGGTCATCAGGTGCCGGACCCGCACCGGACCGGCGGCGGGGCGGGTGACGACGTCCGCCCCGGTTCCCCCGACGTACACCCGCGGCTCGGCGAAGGCGGGCAGGTACCGGTCGACGCGGTCGTCCAGCGCCAGCCGGCCCTCCTCCACCAGGGTCAGCACCGCCACGGACGTGACCGGCTTGGTCATGGAGTAGATCCGCCACAGCGTGTCGGCCGTCAC from Streptomyces sp. CB09001 includes the following:
- a CDS encoding glycosyltransferase family 4 protein, producing MPGTAQAQAQAQAPVPAPVPRNGGIVPMSLRSVHFVMPGGVDDPAAPSGGNAYDRRVRLDLPGFGWRVRGLPVPGDWPRPDDAARAELVRVLRRLPDGAVVLLDGLVACGVPEVVVPEAERLRMAVLVHLPLGDETGLDPGVAADLDARERTVLRAVPAVVATSDWAVRRLVSHHGLDPGRVHVAAPGADIAPLAPGTDGVSRLVCVAAVTPRKGQHRLVEALASVADLPWSCVCVGGLAQEPDYVDRLRALIARHGLEERLVLAGPRAGADLDAAYATADLMVLTSYAETYGMAVTEALARGIPVLATDVGGLPEAVGRAPDGGVPGILVPPEDPAALAAELRGWFGEPDVRRRLKAAARGRRAALNGWASTAQSLAGVLHRLPGEPRRAA
- a CDS encoding lysylphosphatidylglycerol synthase transmembrane domain-containing protein — protein: MSAPTLPTVSALPARELPTAVRPHTPTGGTAPRRRALRAHLGTLAGTAVLAVLVWRLGTGAFLDGLRRIDGPTVLAALGIGLVTTVFSAWRWALVARGLRIRLPLVAAVADYYRALFLNAALPGGVLGDVHRAVRHGRSTGDLGRGVRAVVLERVAGQLALIGVGVGVLLTMPSPVLDEVRHLAPLAALALAGALAVVLALRMNRAPARRGRALRKTLGAARDGLLSRRNLPGIALSSVVVLAGHLTMFVLAARVAGSATSVATLTPLAVLALLAMGLPLNVGGWGPREGVTAWAFGAAGLGAGTGLGVAVVYGVLSLVASLPGAVVLVVRRHAVRYTRSPSEPSEPSEPSEPSEPSEPSEPSESPAPPAPPESPAPLERSDPVTGTAVSVVSSAKYSPKESARLASSSFPFSAEPSEGRPMTPESV
- the ribA gene encoding GTP cyclohydrolase II; translated protein: MTEKVGVLGKKSAQRTDVERVVVTPLPTVYGKFRAFGYFDHERGDEQVALVHGDLGAEGVLTRLHSECLTGDAFGSQHCECGAQLASALRQVVDAGSGVVVYLRGHEGRGIGLLAKLRAMALQAEGLDTVEANLALGLPVDARDYGVAARILDDLGVRSVRLMSNNPRKREALVRHGIQVAEQVPLLIPPCESNITYLRTKRERLDHHLPHLDAMAHLSS
- a CDS encoding serine hydrolase domain-containing protein, which gives rise to MPPLRQEVDAGAAGLDPGALDRLDLHFARQVDEGRLPGFLVAVARGGRVAHLTVHGLRDVAAKLPVTADTLWRIYSMTKPVTSVAVLTLVEEGRLALDDRVDRYLPAFAEPRVYVGGTGADVVTRPAAGPVRVRHLMTHTAGLTFGFYRTHPVDALYRAAGVESSVRPGADLAETVDLYASLPLQFEPGTQWNYSVASNVLGRLVEVVSGQPFDVFCAERIFGPLGMTDTGFHVTDAQADRLAELYGETEDGGIAPAPGLPLRGRPRFLSGSGGLVSSAYDVHRFAELLRRRGALGGVRLLAPATVDLMTRNHLPGDADLRSFGSRPAHDEPGNDGVGFGLGVSVVTDPSRTRSPSGLGTYGWSGVATTTFWVDPGRDLTVQFMTQVRPRSSHTVYPDLKRLVHEAVAD